In the genome of Bryobacteraceae bacterium, one region contains:
- the mrdA gene encoding penicillin-binding protein 2 — MAVNPPPPDLERDKEHQVRAVLRDDTSFASARITIFQYVAVTIVLYLLAGFWMVQVQQGDYYADLAAKNRIRATPILAPRGKILDRDGRVIVDNQASFSLGINREKLRDEHLDPICAGLDIDCDNLRDRLRRFDRSRSRLTTVPVAESLTPAQIAFVEARRDEATFPELEVLQDHRRVYPREGFLAHVTGYVGEVSEYELGTAEFVRYKQGDLIGKAGVERWHNDLLMGEDGQRRVIVDNRGREINVIAKKEAIAGATIRLTIDLDLQAVADVSMNGRRGALVALDPRTGEVLALLSNPTFDPNKFVGRIRRADWDEIRNNPDRPMFNRAIQTHLAPGSTFKPIVAMAGLESGAIDEETEFHCAGGASFYGHYRKCHSVHGPVSLHRAIKQSCDVFFYNLGNRLGVDRIAEFANLAGLGQKTGIDLPSEYEGLVPSKRWKIRTFRQPWFPGEVISVAIGQGAVELTPLQLAHALGGLALGGFWAQPHLLASPAPKLPEPRQHKLRQETVRPIVAGMYGVMNEAGGTAVRHRMEGVPICGKTGTAQTVSNQLANSRRDPKTGKTAFTDNAWFVGYAPCDKPEIAVAALLEGGEHGDRAAPPVRDVILSYFAKKARKQPGAVLSAAAGRQKP; from the coding sequence ATGGCCGTAAATCCTCCCCCACCCGATCTCGAGCGCGACAAGGAGCACCAGGTCCGCGCAGTCCTCCGCGACGACACCAGTTTCGCGTCTGCTCGCATCACCATCTTCCAGTACGTCGCCGTCACTATTGTTCTCTACCTGCTCGCCGGCTTCTGGATGGTCCAGGTCCAACAAGGCGACTACTACGCCGACCTCGCCGCCAAGAACCGCATCCGCGCCACTCCTATCCTCGCCCCCCGCGGCAAGATCCTCGATCGCGACGGCCGCGTCATCGTCGACAACCAAGCCTCTTTCAGCCTCGGCATCAATCGCGAAAAGCTCCGCGACGAACATCTCGACCCCATCTGCGCCGGCCTCGATATCGATTGCGACAACCTTCGCGACCGCCTCCGCCGCTTCGATCGCTCCCGCTCCCGCCTCACCACCGTTCCCGTCGCCGAGAGCCTCACTCCCGCTCAAATCGCCTTCGTCGAGGCCCGCCGCGACGAAGCCACATTCCCGGAACTCGAGGTGCTGCAGGATCACCGCCGCGTCTACCCGCGCGAGGGCTTCCTCGCTCACGTCACCGGCTACGTCGGGGAAGTCAGCGAATACGAACTGGGCACCGCCGAGTTTGTCCGCTACAAACAAGGCGACCTCATCGGCAAGGCCGGCGTCGAGCGCTGGCACAATGACCTGCTGATGGGCGAAGACGGCCAGCGCCGCGTCATCGTCGACAATCGGGGCCGCGAGATCAACGTCATCGCCAAGAAGGAAGCCATCGCCGGCGCCACCATCCGCCTTACCATCGATCTCGACCTCCAGGCCGTCGCCGATGTCTCCATGAACGGCCGCCGCGGCGCGCTCGTCGCCCTCGACCCTCGTACCGGCGAAGTCCTCGCCCTTCTCAGCAATCCCACCTTCGACCCCAACAAGTTCGTCGGCCGCATCCGCCGCGCCGATTGGGACGAGATCCGCAACAACCCGGATCGCCCCATGTTCAACCGGGCCATCCAAACTCACCTCGCGCCCGGCTCCACATTCAAGCCCATCGTCGCCATGGCCGGCCTCGAATCCGGCGCCATCGACGAAGAGACTGAGTTCCACTGCGCCGGCGGCGCCAGCTTCTACGGCCACTACCGCAAGTGCCATTCCGTGCACGGTCCGGTGTCGCTCCACCGCGCCATCAAGCAGTCCTGCGACGTCTTCTTCTATAACTTGGGCAACCGGCTCGGCGTGGATCGCATCGCTGAGTTCGCCAATCTCGCCGGACTCGGCCAGAAGACCGGCATCGACCTTCCCTCGGAATACGAAGGCCTTGTCCCCTCCAAGCGCTGGAAGATCCGCACCTTTCGCCAGCCCTGGTTTCCCGGCGAAGTCATCTCCGTCGCCATCGGCCAAGGCGCCGTCGAACTTACTCCCCTGCAACTGGCTCACGCCCTCGGCGGACTCGCCCTCGGCGGCTTCTGGGCTCAGCCCCACCTGCTGGCCTCTCCCGCTCCGAAACTGCCCGAACCGCGCCAACACAAGCTGCGCCAGGAAACCGTGCGGCCCATCGTCGCCGGCATGTACGGCGTCATGAATGAGGCAGGCGGCACCGCCGTCCGCCATCGCATGGAAGGCGTTCCCATCTGCGGGAAAACCGGGACGGCGCAGACGGTCTCGAACCAGCTCGCCAATTCCCGCCGCGACCCCAAGACCGGCAAAACGGCTTTCACCGACAACGCCTGGTTCGTCGGCTACGCCCCGTGCGACAAACCGGAAATCGCCGTTGCCGCCCTGCTCGAAGGCGGCGAGCATGGTGACCGCGCAGCACCGCCGGTCCGCGACGTCATCCTTTCTTATTTCGCCAAGAAGGCGCGCAAACAGCCCGGCGCCGTCCTTAGCGCCGCCGCCGGGAGGCAGAAGCCTTGA
- the rodA gene encoding rod shape-determining protein RodA → MASSYRRIRDIDWLMVSVALCICALGVLQIFSATHETRWEASWWKQIVFIGVGLLLLWLITTVDYHTLMAQVPIYYALAVGLLILVLLVGTSGGGARRWIPIFGGFHFQVSEFAKLVIILLVARYLTNQKREHLEGVEILKVLALIVVPMALVMKEPDLGTALTYLPVLAMGVFLAGLRMQQFLVIGIVAVVVPLFAYHFVLHDYQRSRLHTFLNPELDPRGRGYQVIQSQIAVGSGGMWGRGVTQGTQTQGRFLPATHTDFIFAAFGEEHGFVGVSVVLALYLLLLLQIVQSAQSAPDRAGMYICMGVASLLLFHVLVNVGMVVGRMPVTGIPLPLMSYGGSNTISMFMMLGLVNNVRLRRFVS, encoded by the coding sequence ATGGCCTCGTCCTATCGCCGCATTCGCGACATTGACTGGCTGATGGTCTCCGTCGCCCTGTGCATCTGCGCGCTCGGCGTCCTCCAGATTTTCAGCGCCACGCACGAAACCCGTTGGGAAGCTTCCTGGTGGAAACAGATCGTCTTCATCGGGGTTGGGCTTCTCCTGCTGTGGCTCATCACCACGGTCGACTACCACACCCTGATGGCCCAGGTCCCCATCTACTACGCGCTGGCGGTTGGTCTGCTGATACTAGTGCTTCTCGTAGGCACCAGCGGAGGTGGCGCGCGCCGCTGGATTCCTATCTTCGGCGGCTTTCACTTCCAAGTGTCCGAGTTCGCCAAATTGGTGATAATATTGCTGGTAGCCAGATATTTGACAAACCAGAAGCGAGAGCACCTGGAGGGCGTCGAGATTCTGAAAGTCTTGGCCCTGATCGTGGTGCCGATGGCCCTGGTGATGAAGGAACCGGACCTTGGGACCGCGCTGACTTACTTGCCGGTCCTGGCGATGGGTGTCTTTCTTGCCGGTCTGCGCATGCAGCAATTCCTCGTAATCGGGATTGTCGCCGTGGTGGTGCCCCTGTTCGCATACCACTTCGTCCTGCATGACTATCAGCGCAGCCGGTTGCACACCTTCCTCAATCCGGAACTGGATCCGAGGGGTCGCGGGTATCAGGTCATCCAGTCGCAGATCGCCGTCGGCTCCGGTGGTATGTGGGGCCGGGGCGTGACGCAGGGTACGCAGACCCAAGGCCGGTTTCTGCCGGCCACGCACACGGATTTTATCTTCGCTGCGTTTGGCGAAGAGCACGGTTTCGTGGGCGTTTCCGTCGTTCTCGCGTTGTATTTGCTGTTGTTGCTGCAGATCGTGCAGAGTGCGCAATCGGCGCCGGATCGCGCCGGGATGTATATCTGCATGGGCGTTGCGTCGTTGTTGCTGTTCCACGTCCTCGTGAACGTCGGAATGGTTGTGGGACGGATGCCGGTCACCGGGATCCCGTTGCCCCTGATGAGTTACGGGGGCTCGAACACAATCTCGATGTTCATGATGCTCGGGCTGGTGAACAACGTGCGGCTGCGGCGGTTTGTAAGCTAA
- a CDS encoding Rne/Rng family ribonuclease → MTKELVISSNRHETKLAVLEDDQLVEIYFQRSNEYSLVGSVHKGRVTRVLPGMQSAFVDIGLERDAFLYVSDFLEQSGEDYERISTADERGDRDRGDRERGRRGDRGERGERGERGDRGERGARQSAPAPTEEAAAEIVEAPAADAAAEGEPQAAAPADRSGAAAPAGDRGDRDSRRTRGRRRRRRGRGNGFPESKYASASDVPADEEEETSAAAEPVDDSSDDEPLVLPGESIAKYRASAPAAPSIEDDESESESDTADEPAVEALADEEPADEESADEIADIRAEVEAIVAAREDDEISEVETEAADIETDEDSAEDAAESRTDADDVEEAEAAAYEIVDRLDDDDTESEPADEPDAVESASSDEEAADEEETPAEASAEVREEVPAARYIQRGSRRIRRRGGRGERGDRGGDRGDRGDRSATARSGDTTVEQPAEGAAPETRPQGRERGEGRERGEGREGRRDRRAERPPLPSIADLLKEGQEIIVQIAKEPLGQKGARITSHIAMPGRYVVYMPTLDHLGVSRKVGSDSERQRLKRIVQTHAQGMTGGFIVRTAGEGKPEADLAADMNYLYNQWLDIRKKAEKRHAPALLHHDLELVTRTLRDQVGDQFKAIWVDNEELYESVVGFLERFQPALVNRVKLYTREAPVFDTFNVTSELEKALRPKVWLKSGGYIVINQTEALVAIDINTGKYVGKSNRLEDTIVKTNIEAVKEIVRQVRLRDLGGIIVVDFIDMDERKNRQKVMQALEEAMRLDRAPYKILQFNDFGLVAITRRRVKQSLERALCMPCTTCEGAGYVKSVSTIVGEVLTEAHKIAPALEGKDVMLRVSPEVAKALKSAEENYLQELEDILGRTVIVKSDPLLHPEKFDLG, encoded by the coding sequence ATGACCAAGGAACTGGTGATTTCTTCCAATCGCCATGAAACCAAACTTGCCGTCCTTGAGGACGATCAACTCGTAGAAATCTACTTCCAACGCTCCAACGAGTATTCGCTCGTCGGCAGCGTTCACAAGGGCCGCGTCACTCGCGTTCTGCCCGGAATGCAGTCCGCCTTCGTCGACATCGGCCTCGAGCGCGACGCATTCCTCTACGTTTCCGACTTCCTCGAACAGTCCGGCGAAGACTACGAGCGTATTTCTACCGCCGACGAGCGCGGAGACCGGGATCGCGGAGATCGTGAGCGCGGCCGCCGAGGCGACCGTGGCGAACGCGGCGAACGCGGCGAACGGGGGGATCGAGGCGAACGCGGCGCCCGCCAGTCGGCGCCCGCCCCCACCGAAGAAGCCGCCGCCGAAATCGTCGAAGCGCCAGCCGCCGACGCCGCCGCCGAGGGAGAACCCCAAGCCGCCGCTCCCGCTGATCGATCGGGCGCCGCAGCCCCGGCCGGTGACCGCGGAGACCGCGATAGCCGCCGCACCCGTGGCCGCCGCCGCCGCCGCCGCGGCCGGGGCAACGGGTTCCCTGAATCGAAGTATGCATCGGCGTCCGACGTTCCCGCCGACGAGGAGGAAGAGACGTCCGCCGCGGCCGAACCCGTCGATGACTCATCCGACGACGAACCACTCGTCCTCCCCGGCGAATCCATCGCCAAGTACCGCGCATCGGCTCCCGCCGCGCCGTCCATCGAAGACGACGAATCCGAATCCGAATCCGATACCGCCGATGAGCCCGCCGTCGAGGCGCTCGCCGACGAAGAACCCGCCGACGAGGAGTCCGCCGACGAGATCGCCGATATCCGCGCCGAGGTCGAAGCCATCGTGGCTGCGCGCGAAGACGACGAGATCAGTGAGGTAGAGACAGAAGCCGCTGACATCGAAACCGACGAGGACTCTGCCGAGGACGCCGCGGAATCCCGCACCGATGCGGATGACGTCGAGGAAGCCGAAGCCGCGGCTTACGAAATCGTCGATCGCCTCGACGACGACGATACGGAATCGGAACCGGCCGACGAGCCCGATGCCGTCGAGTCGGCCAGCTCGGATGAGGAAGCCGCGGACGAGGAAGAAACCCCCGCCGAGGCATCCGCCGAAGTGCGCGAGGAAGTGCCTGCCGCCCGCTACATCCAGCGTGGATCGCGCCGCATTCGCCGCCGGGGAGGCCGCGGTGAGCGCGGTGACCGTGGTGGAGATCGTGGAGATCGCGGTGACCGGAGCGCCACCGCCCGCTCCGGTGACACAACCGTGGAGCAGCCCGCCGAAGGCGCCGCGCCGGAAACGCGTCCCCAGGGCCGTGAACGCGGAGAGGGGCGCGAACGCGGCGAGGGCCGTGAAGGCCGCCGCGACCGCCGTGCCGAACGGCCGCCGCTGCCCTCCATCGCCGACCTCCTCAAGGAAGGCCAGGAGATCATCGTCCAGATCGCCAAGGAGCCGCTCGGCCAAAAGGGCGCCCGCATCACCTCGCACATCGCGATGCCGGGCCGATACGTGGTCTACATGCCCACTCTCGATCACCTCGGCGTCTCCCGCAAGGTGGGCAGCGACTCCGAGCGCCAGCGCCTGAAACGCATCGTCCAGACCCATGCCCAGGGCATGACCGGCGGCTTCATCGTCCGCACGGCCGGCGAAGGCAAGCCCGAAGCCGACCTCGCCGCCGACATGAACTACCTCTACAACCAGTGGCTCGATATCCGGAAGAAGGCCGAGAAACGGCACGCTCCGGCGTTGCTCCACCACGACCTCGAACTCGTAACACGGACCCTGCGGGACCAGGTGGGCGATCAGTTCAAGGCCATCTGGGTGGACAACGAGGAACTGTATGAATCCGTGGTCGGCTTCCTTGAGCGGTTCCAGCCGGCGCTGGTGAACCGCGTGAAGCTCTACACTCGCGAGGCCCCCGTCTTCGACACCTTCAATGTCACTTCGGAGCTCGAAAAGGCGCTCCGCCCGAAGGTCTGGCTCAAGAGCGGCGGCTACATCGTCATCAACCAGACCGAGGCGCTCGTGGCCATCGATATCAACACCGGTAAGTACGTGGGTAAGTCAAACCGGCTCGAAGATACGATCGTCAAGACGAACATCGAAGCCGTAAAGGAGATTGTCCGCCAGGTGCGCCTGCGCGACCTCGGCGGAATCATCGTCGTCGACTTCATCGACATGGACGAGCGCAAGAATCGCCAGAAGGTGATGCAGGCGCTCGAGGAAGCGATGCGGCTCGACCGCGCTCCCTACAAGATTCTCCAGTTCAACGATTTCGGCCTCGTAGCCATCACGCGCCGCCGCGTGAAGCAGAGCCTCGAGCGCGCCCTCTGCATGCCGTGCACCACCTGCGAAGGCGCCGGCTACGTGAAGAGTGTGTCCACCATCGTCGGCGAAGTCCTCACCGAGGCGCACAAGATCGCTCCGGCGCTCGAAGGCAAGGACGTCATGCTGCGCGTCAGCCCCGAGGTCGCCAAGGCGCTGAAGTCGGCCGAGGAGAACTACCTCCAGGAACTTGAAGACATCCTCGGGCGCACCGTGATCGTCAAGAGCGATCCGCTGCTGCACCCCGAGAAGTTCGACCTCGGGTAG